The Chthoniobacterales bacterium genome contains a region encoding:
- a CDS encoding GNAT family N-acetyltransferase, with amino-acid sequence MQFHSDIDSIFCVNSEAPDFFRDHLEKKLEDSLSLNILVENEGSILGYCLARIAEKPPVFIHRKHGYISDLAVRHDQRKQGIGELLFKEAKAWLLAQGADRIELRTVSANTVSNAFWRKMGFITFAEEKFLSIKTEQGAAANP; translated from the coding sequence ATGCAGTTCCACTCCGATATTGATTCCATTTTTTGTGTGAACTCAGAAGCTCCTGATTTTTTCCGAGACCATCTTGAGAAAAAATTAGAGGATTCATTGTCGCTAAACATCCTCGTTGAAAATGAAGGTTCTATCCTGGGATATTGTTTAGCTCGCATTGCTGAAAAGCCGCCCGTATTTATTCATCGGAAGCATGGCTACATTTCTGATTTAGCCGTTCGACACGATCAGCGAAAGCAAGGAATCGGTGAATTATTATTCAAAGAAGCGAAGGCTTGGTTACTCGCCCAAGGAGCAGATCGAATTGAGCTTCGGACAGTCAGTGCTAACACAGTCTCAAATGCTTTTTGGAGAAAGATGGGTTTCATCACCTTCGCAGAAGAAAAGTTTCTATCTATCAAGACCGAACAAGGCGCTGCAGCTAACCCCTAG
- a CDS encoding PH domain-containing protein: protein MSDPIPSPAPASAESTLWHGYTSQWVHFWTYFTCAIIALAALAGIPFTGGLSAIGLVVPLIWAPIQWFTNRATSYELTTQRLRIRRGILNRRLDELELYRVKDYVMEQPFFLRMLGLGNLTLLSADASTPTVAIRAIAGVEAVREKLRNAVQSERDRKRVRALDVDDPSTLD, encoded by the coding sequence ATGTCCGACCCGATTCCATCCCCCGCACCGGCCTCGGCCGAATCGACGCTCTGGCATGGCTACACGTCGCAATGGGTGCATTTCTGGACGTATTTCACCTGCGCGATCATCGCCCTTGCGGCCCTCGCGGGCATTCCGTTCACGGGCGGCCTTTCCGCCATCGGCCTCGTCGTGCCGCTGATCTGGGCGCCGATCCAGTGGTTCACAAACCGCGCCACGAGCTACGAACTCACCACCCAGCGCCTGCGCATTCGCCGCGGCATCCTCAACCGCCGCCTCGACGAACTCGAACTCTATCGCGTGAAGGACTACGTGATGGAGCAACCCTTCTTCCTGCGCATGCTCGGTCTCGGCAATCTCACGCTGCTCAGCGCCGACGCCAGCACGCCGACGGTCGCCATCCGGGCCATTGCCGGCGTCGAGGCCGTTCGCGAGAAGCTGCGTAACGCCGTCCAGAGCGAGCGCGATCGCAAGCGCGTGCGCGCCCTGGACGTGGACGATCCCAGCACGCTGGATTGA
- a CDS encoding DUF3300 domain-containing protein, whose amino-acid sequence MQTPIRPASLLTVTRWGARCALATVIGFSPLIHAQNAPAPAVENSTNSDGTELLSDDALDELLGPIALYPDALIALILPASTVPSDITLASRYLANGGDGDQVDDQSWDPSVKSLAHYPDVVKWMDDNLEWTTSVGEAFVAQPADVMNSIQRLRGEANAAGNLQDTPQQKVVKQVVEEKTYIRIVPAEPEVIYVPQYDPEVVYVEREPDYIGPVIGFGVGFAVGSWLNYDCDWGRRDVYYGDYRRDWYRDGGWDRGNNNNNNWVNNTVNNVNNVNVVNIDNSTARPWRASANSRRQLEQRRPAYNRRVQQANAEVRAARNANGGKKGSIARHNAVKSIPQPTRLSQNSNRGKNGNGKGQNGNGKNNNGGKGKNGDKAGTAAALKPNNFAPNANGNQNGKGNGKNKGDGNGNGKNKGDGPKHHGVNTPSAAPNVPGQLNRPKNADNKPGKGNGKGNGNGNSNDEPRNSGKGNGGGGNGGGNKKNNDGPSKRQNASGSSSSSTKRASSPAPGVDRPSPKKASNDRPKSQDRPKASVSQPRPRSNDSRPKQQAQPKKQSQPKSQASKPSSGPKNNGGGNGGGGRNNGGDRKNGNNDNKKKGDKKNKD is encoded by the coding sequence ATGCAAACTCCCATACGACCCGCATCCCTCCTCACCGTGACCCGCTGGGGAGCCCGCTGCGCGCTGGCCACCGTCATCGGCTTCAGCCCGCTGATTCACGCACAGAATGCCCCGGCGCCCGCCGTGGAGAACTCCACGAACTCCGACGGCACCGAGCTCCTCTCGGACGACGCGCTGGATGAACTGCTCGGGCCCATCGCGCTCTACCCGGATGCTCTCATCGCGCTGATTTTGCCGGCATCGACCGTGCCCAGCGATATCACCCTCGCCTCGCGCTATCTCGCCAATGGTGGCGACGGAGACCAGGTCGACGACCAGTCCTGGGATCCCAGCGTGAAGTCGCTCGCTCACTATCCCGACGTCGTGAAATGGATGGACGACAACCTCGAGTGGACGACGAGCGTCGGCGAGGCCTTCGTGGCGCAGCCGGCGGACGTGATGAACTCGATCCAGCGCCTGCGCGGGGAAGCGAACGCCGCGGGCAACCTGCAGGACACGCCACAGCAGAAGGTCGTGAAGCAGGTCGTCGAGGAGAAGACCTACATCCGCATCGTGCCCGCGGAGCCGGAGGTCATCTACGTGCCGCAATACGACCCCGAGGTCGTCTACGTCGAGCGCGAGCCGGATTACATTGGGCCAGTCATCGGCTTCGGCGTCGGTTTCGCCGTCGGTTCCTGGCTGAACTACGACTGCGACTGGGGCCGCCGCGACGTTTACTACGGCGACTACCGCCGCGACTGGTATCGCGATGGCGGTTGGGACCGCGGGAACAACAACAATAACAACTGGGTGAACAACACGGTCAACAACGTGAACAACGTCAACGTGGTGAACATCGATAACTCCACGGCCCGCCCATGGAGAGCCAGCGCCAACAGCCGTCGGCAGCTCGAGCAACGCCGCCCGGCTTACAATCGCCGCGTCCAGCAGGCGAATGCCGAAGTGCGTGCCGCCCGCAATGCAAACGGCGGCAAGAAGGGTTCTATTGCCCGTCACAATGCCGTGAAAAGCATTCCGCAACCCACCCGCCTTTCCCAGAACTCGAACCGCGGGAAGAACGGAAATGGCAAGGGCCAGAATGGCAACGGAAAGAACAACAATGGCGGCAAGGGTAAGAACGGCGACAAGGCCGGAACCGCCGCAGCGCTGAAGCCGAACAACTTCGCCCCGAACGCCAATGGCAACCAGAACGGGAAGGGCAATGGCAAAAACAAGGGAGATGGAAACGGCAACGGAAAGAACAAGGGCGACGGACCGAAGCACCACGGAGTGAACACTCCCTCGGCGGCACCGAACGTTCCCGGTCAGCTGAACAGGCCGAAGAACGCCGACAACAAGCCCGGTAAAGGAAATGGCAAGGGCAACGGCAACGGCAACTCGAACGACGAGCCCAGGAATAGTGGCAAAGGCAACGGCGGTGGCGGAAACGGCGGCGGCAACAAGAAGAACAACGACGGTCCCTCGAAGAGGCAGAACGCATCGGGCTCTTCCAGCTCTTCCACGAAGCGGGCGTCCTCCCCGGCGCCGGGCGTGGATCGCCCGAGCCCGAAAAAGGCCAGCAACGACAGACCCAAATCACAGGATCGTCCCAAGGCGTCCGTTTCCCAGCCGAGGCCCAGGTCGAACGATTCCCGGCCCAAGCAGCAGGCTCAGCCGAAGAAACAATCGCAACCGAAGTCCCAGGCCAGCAAGCCCTCCAGCGGTCCGAAGAATAACGGGGGCGGTAATGGCGGCGGCGGTCGAAACAACGGCGGCGACAGAAAGAATGGCAACAACGACAACAAGAAAAAGGGCGACAAAAAGAACAAGGACTAG
- a CDS encoding DnaJ domain-containing protein, with the protein MMTGADMHDPYAILGLDRGCTTAQIRAAYRRLARRHHPDVNADSAEATARLQELNAAYEILWDAEQRRIYDRDHGGGEDVVPPRTAGRVERNISQDVNLRIEEFLRGAELEVRVNDPANPHGPETYSFTVPPDTAPGERFRLPRDEPFRGGFVIVRVRARPDYRFKVRGSDLRADLRISADRAAQGGTERIPGATGVLVRVEIPAGVARGAIIRIPGEGLPKPRGGRGDLLVRIQYRPEVRVTRGFGSGKSGGLRRLR; encoded by the coding sequence ATGATGACGGGCGCTGACATGCATGACCCCTACGCCATCCTTGGCCTCGATCGCGGCTGCACGACCGCGCAGATTCGCGCGGCCTACCGCCGACTCGCGCGCCGGCATCATCCCGATGTCAACGCAGACTCGGCCGAAGCCACCGCGCGACTGCAGGAGCTGAATGCCGCCTACGAAATCCTCTGGGATGCGGAGCAGCGGCGGATCTACGATCGCGACCATGGGGGCGGCGAGGACGTGGTTCCGCCGCGAACTGCGGGCCGGGTGGAGCGCAATATCTCGCAGGACGTGAACCTGCGCATCGAGGAGTTTTTGCGCGGCGCGGAGCTGGAGGTGCGGGTGAACGATCCCGCGAATCCGCATGGTCCCGAGACCTATTCATTCACCGTGCCGCCGGATACCGCGCCGGGTGAGCGCTTCCGTCTGCCGCGCGACGAGCCGTTTCGCGGCGGCTTCGTGATCGTCCGGGTGCGCGCCAGACCGGATTATCGGTTCAAGGTCCGCGGATCCGACCTGCGCGCGGATTTGCGGATCAGCGCCGATCGCGCGGCGCAGGGGGGAACGGAGCGGATTCCCGGGGCGACGGGCGTTCTCGTGCGGGTGGAAATTCCGGCGGGCGTGGCACGAGGGGCCATCATCCGGATTCCGGGCGAGGGCCTGCCGAAGCCGCGCGGCGGGCGAGGCGATCTGCTGGTGCGCATCCAATACCGGCCGGAGGTGCGCGTCACCCGCGGGTTTGGCAGCGGAAAGTCCGGCGGGCTGCGCCGCCTGCGTTAG
- a CDS encoding glutathione peroxidase, with the protein MKPLLCLLATIALAAPAFGAALTDIPFEIKEGQTATLADYAGKVVLIVNVASKCGNTKQYPALEALYKKYGPEKFVILGFPANDFKGQEPGTNAEIQQFCTGTYGITFPILPKIHVKGPGQAPLYAALTGPDAAFPGDVQWNFGKFLLGKDGTVVARFEPATKPDDPAVVAAIETALK; encoded by the coding sequence ATGAAGCCCCTCCTCTGCCTGCTCGCGACGATCGCCCTGGCCGCGCCCGCCTTCGGCGCGGCCCTCACGGACATCCCGTTCGAGATCAAGGAGGGGCAGACGGCCACGCTCGCGGACTACGCCGGCAAGGTCGTGCTGATCGTGAACGTCGCCTCGAAGTGCGGGAACACGAAGCAATACCCCGCCCTCGAGGCGCTCTATAAAAAATACGGCCCGGAGAAGTTCGTGATCCTCGGCTTCCCGGCGAACGACTTCAAAGGTCAGGAGCCCGGGACGAACGCGGAGATCCAGCAATTCTGCACGGGCACTTACGGCATCACGTTCCCGATCCTGCCGAAGATTCACGTGAAAGGCCCCGGGCAGGCGCCGCTCTACGCCGCGCTCACCGGCCCGGACGCCGCCTTCCCCGGCGACGTGCAATGGAACTTCGGCAAGTTTCTGCTCGGGAAGGACGGCACGGTCGTCGCGCGCTTCGAACCGGCGACGAAGCCCGATGACCCGGCCGTCGTCGCGGCGATCGAAACGGCGCTGAAGTAG
- a CDS encoding chitosanase, translating to MPALVAGCLLAFGAQAPAASVKKTIQQLSSIFENSTPVFQYTFVANIGDQRGYTFGFVGFTSGTYSGTFFLEEYQRLNPGNALVRFLPAFRRIDAGPHDSEGRNPSTEGLEEFPAAFQSCGGDPAFRRAQIRLVNRLIWNPAMAVARKLRVRYPLTQGQIYDAYVNHGEDGINRLLAKAKRRAGGTPATGVSEKKWLDAFLAVRLAVLRRDSTWVHAVDRIAVYQTLLRDRNYRLRRPIEVDCYGNHFRLD from the coding sequence GTGCCCGCTCTCGTTGCCGGATGTCTTCTCGCATTCGGCGCGCAGGCTCCGGCGGCATCGGTCAAAAAGACGATCCAGCAGCTTTCGTCGATTTTCGAGAACAGCACGCCGGTGTTCCAATACACGTTCGTGGCAAACATCGGCGACCAGCGCGGCTACACGTTCGGTTTCGTCGGCTTCACCAGCGGCACGTATTCCGGCACGTTTTTTCTCGAGGAGTATCAGCGCCTGAATCCCGGCAACGCGCTCGTGCGATTCCTGCCCGCATTCCGCCGGATCGACGCGGGTCCGCACGACAGCGAGGGGCGGAATCCGAGCACCGAAGGCCTCGAGGAATTTCCCGCGGCCTTTCAATCCTGCGGCGGCGACCCCGCCTTTCGTCGGGCGCAAATCCGTCTGGTGAACCGGCTCATCTGGAATCCCGCGATGGCCGTCGCGCGGAAGCTCCGCGTCCGGTATCCGCTCACCCAGGGCCAGATCTACGACGCCTACGTGAATCACGGCGAGGATGGCATCAACCGGCTCCTCGCGAAGGCGAAGCGACGCGCGGGCGGCACCCCTGCGACCGGGGTGAGCGAGAAGAAGTGGCTCGATGCGTTTCTCGCGGTGCGGCTCGCGGTGCTGCGGAGGGATTCCACGTGGGTTCATGCGGTGGATCGGATCGCGGTTTACCAGACGCTGCTGCGCGATCGGAATTATCGCCTGCGCCGGCCGATCGAGGTGGATTGCTACGGGAATCACTTCCGCCTCGACTGA
- a CDS encoding NHL repeat-containing protein, whose amino-acid sequence MTPVRRFFATFALLSASASPLVAATSIPTNATANLVLGQADFTTNISPSPATATGLNIPTAVAVDTASGKVFVADRDNNRVLRYPSQTALTNGAAPDLVLGQVNFSESAVNQGLGAPSQTSLAGPSGLFVDSAGRLWVADTGNNRVLMFANAANLSAVPAFADRVYGQPDFVTNTAAPTQSKLASPTGLCVDPNGVLWIADTGSHRVLGFKNAATLGNGPNADRVLGQTTFTGNTAGTTQRQFFNPTGVSASATQLWVADRDNNRVLRFPNFPTQNDAPAGLVLGQTNYTSSTAGTSATAFTAPSSVFLSGTNVWVADSSNNRVLGFAITSATTFGAAASVAVGQPSLVTGGSGLSAQNLTLDARAQITVDAEGSLWVADQLNNRVLRFGATNVIPDEPPTIAFNSPTKIVTTKSNIVVKGTAGSAAGIARVSFKIGAKGYYRASGTTSWKATIPVKKGKTRLEFIAVDVNGALSAPGIVNVQLVTKPTVTVKGSLQVSTTDSTITLTGTAAAPGGVDRVGCSVEGGDSFFATGKSNWKVTVGLKVGTSTIEFRAIDKTGKESKPVVVKVTRSEP is encoded by the coding sequence ATGACGCCCGTCCGCCGGTTCTTCGCCACGTTCGCCCTGCTATCCGCCAGCGCCTCTCCCCTCGTCGCCGCCACTTCCATTCCGACCAACGCCACGGCCAATCTCGTGCTCGGGCAGGCGGATTTCACGACGAACATCAGCCCCTCGCCCGCGACCGCCACGGGCCTGAACATTCCGACCGCCGTCGCGGTGGACACCGCCAGCGGCAAGGTCTTCGTCGCCGACCGCGACAACAACCGCGTGCTCCGCTACCCGAGCCAGACAGCGCTCACGAACGGCGCGGCGCCCGACCTCGTGCTCGGCCAGGTGAATTTCTCCGAGAGCGCGGTGAACCAGGGCCTCGGCGCACCGTCGCAAACCTCGCTCGCGGGACCGTCCGGACTTTTCGTGGACAGCGCCGGCCGCCTGTGGGTGGCCGACACGGGTAACAACCGCGTGCTGATGTTCGCCAACGCCGCGAACCTCTCCGCCGTGCCCGCCTTCGCCGATCGCGTTTACGGCCAGCCCGATTTCGTGACGAACACCGCCGCACCCACGCAGAGCAAGCTGGCCTCGCCCACCGGCCTCTGCGTCGATCCGAACGGCGTGCTCTGGATCGCCGATACCGGCAGCCATCGCGTGCTTGGGTTCAAGAATGCCGCCACGCTCGGCAACGGCCCGAACGCCGACCGCGTGCTTGGCCAGACGACCTTCACCGGCAACACCGCCGGCACCACTCAGCGGCAGTTCTTCAATCCCACCGGCGTCTCCGCCAGCGCCACCCAACTCTGGGTGGCCGACCGCGACAACAACCGCGTCCTCCGCTTCCCGAACTTCCCGACGCAGAACGACGCGCCGGCCGGTCTGGTGCTCGGGCAGACGAACTACACGTCCTCCACGGCCGGCACCTCCGCCACGGCGTTCACCGCCCCCTCCTCCGTGTTCCTGAGCGGCACGAATGTCTGGGTCGCCGATTCCTCGAACAATCGCGTCCTTGGCTTCGCCATCACATCGGCCACCACCTTCGGCGCCGCCGCGAGCGTCGCCGTCGGCCAGCCCTCGCTCGTCACCGGCGGCTCCGGCCTCTCCGCGCAGAATCTCACGCTCGACGCCCGCGCGCAGATCACCGTCGACGCGGAGGGTTCCCTCTGGGTGGCCGACCAGCTCAACAATCGCGTCCTGCGCTTCGGCGCGACGAACGTCATCCCCGACGAGCCGCCCACCATCGCCTTTAATTCCCCGACCAAGATCGTCACCACGAAGTCGAACATCGTCGTGAAGGGCACGGCCGGCAGCGCCGCCGGCATCGCCCGGGTGAGTTTCAAGATCGGCGCGAAGGGTTACTACCGCGCCTCCGGCACCACGAGCTGGAAGGCGACCATTCCGGTGAAAAAGGGCAAGACGCGCCTGGAATTCATCGCCGTGGACGTGAATGGCGCGCTCTCCGCGCCTGGCATCGTCAACGTCCAGCTCGTCACGAAGCCGACCGTCACAGTCAAGGGCTCCCTCCAGGTCTCGACCACGGACTCCACGATCACCCTCACCGGCACGGCCGCCGCGCCGGGCGGCGTGGACCGGGTGGGCTGCTCGGTGGAAGGCGGGGACTCTTTCTTCGCCACCGGCAAATCGAATTGGAAGGTCACCGTCGGCCTGAAGGTCGGCACTTCGACGATCGAATTCCGCGCCATCGACAAGACCGGCAAGGAGTCCAAACCGGTGGTCGTCAAAGTCACCCGCAGCGAGCCCTGA
- the yihA gene encoding ribosome biogenesis GTP-binding protein YihA/YsxC: protein MQIHSATFLLSAPDLGTCPDSPLPEFAFIGRSNVGKSSIINMLTNRKDLAKVSATPGKTKLINYFAINNAWHLVDLPGYGYARVAQRDRREFSKSVAEYLSGRENLRTTFVLIDSRLTPQAIDLEFLTWISGEGVPFVLVFTKADKLKPRQIEQNTDVFRQALLDACGAAPLSFVSSSKDRVGRTEILAHISEELANPR, encoded by the coding sequence GTGCAAATCCATTCCGCCACCTTCCTCCTCAGCGCCCCGGATCTGGGAACCTGTCCGGACTCGCCGCTGCCGGAGTTTGCGTTCATCGGCCGCTCGAACGTCGGCAAGTCGTCGATCATCAACATGCTCACGAACCGGAAAGACCTCGCGAAGGTCTCCGCCACGCCGGGCAAGACGAAACTCATCAATTACTTCGCGATCAACAACGCCTGGCACCTCGTCGACCTCCCCGGCTACGGCTACGCCAGGGTCGCGCAGCGCGATCGCCGCGAGTTCAGCAAGTCCGTTGCCGAATATCTCTCCGGCCGCGAGAACCTGCGCACGACCTTCGTCCTCATCGATTCACGCCTCACCCCGCAGGCGATCGACCTCGAATTCCTCACATGGATCTCCGGAGAGGGCGTCCCCTTCGTTCTCGTCTTCACGAAGGCCGACAAACTGAAGCCCCGGCAGATCGAGCAGAACACCGACGTCTTCCGGCAGGCGCTTCTCGACGCCTGCGGCGCCGCCCCGCTGAGCTTCGTGAGCTCCTCGAAAGACCGCGTGGGTCGCACGGAAATCCTCGCCCACATCAGCGAGGAACTCGCCAATCCCCGCTAA
- a CDS encoding fibronectin type III domain-containing protein has product MASNEIPTGPFNVIFALAEDAADGATAHGSAINLQQNTAAAITTDLSAATTAESQFQAARSAKQAASNAAQIADSNAKAYLAAYKKVLSISLGDAWSAEWAAAGFPGPGVALPVSTDGRLGLLPLAKAYLTANPGKENLGLGVSAAAADAQATALSNARAAVNNANTTAGQKKALRDAAAEKLRQRLIGLVRELTQLIDGDDPRWYAFGLNRPDDPSTPAVPAQLVLTNGGPGLVLADWSSARRAERYKVQKLVIGTDADWVEDQQTTDDEATLTDLPVGATVKVRILAANKAGDSQPGDPAQITVS; this is encoded by the coding sequence ATGGCATCCAACGAAATTCCTACTGGTCCTTTCAACGTCATCTTCGCCCTCGCCGAGGACGCCGCCGACGGCGCCACCGCCCACGGCAGCGCGATCAACCTCCAACAAAACACCGCCGCCGCCATCACGACGGACCTCAGCGCCGCCACCACGGCCGAGAGCCAGTTCCAGGCCGCCCGTTCGGCGAAGCAGGCCGCCAGCAACGCCGCGCAGATCGCCGACAGCAACGCCAAAGCCTACCTCGCCGCCTACAAGAAAGTCCTCTCCATCTCCCTCGGCGACGCGTGGAGCGCCGAGTGGGCCGCCGCCGGCTTCCCCGGCCCCGGCGTCGCCCTCCCCGTCAGCACCGACGGCCGCCTCGGCCTGCTGCCCCTCGCGAAGGCCTATCTCACCGCAAACCCCGGCAAGGAGAACCTCGGCCTCGGCGTGAGCGCCGCCGCCGCTGACGCGCAGGCCACCGCCCTCTCGAACGCCCGCGCCGCCGTGAACAATGCCAACACCACCGCCGGCCAGAAGAAAGCCCTCCGCGACGCCGCCGCCGAGAAGCTCCGCCAGCGCCTCATCGGCCTCGTCCGCGAGCTCACCCAGCTCATCGACGGGGACGACCCCCGCTGGTATGCCTTCGGCCTCAACCGCCCCGACGATCCCTCCACGCCCGCCGTCCCCGCCCAGCTCGTCCTCACGAACGGCGGCCCCGGCCTCGTCCTCGCCGACTGGTCCAGCGCCCGCCGCGCCGAACGCTACAAGGTGCAAAAATTGGTCATCGGCACCGACGCCGACTGGGTGGAAGACCAGCAGACCACCGACGACGAAGCCACCCTCACGGACCTCCCCGTCGGCGCCACCGTCAAAGTCCGCATCCTCGCCGCCAACAAAGCCGGGGATAGCCAGCCCGGCGACCCCGCCCAGATCACCGTCAGCTAA
- a CDS encoding alpha/beta fold hydrolase produces MPLVARSTYRPPPGLGNGHAQTILPALFRRVPIITDRHQRLELPDGDFLDLHWHATPGRDHVAILSHGLEGEYRNPSIQGMARALVRAGWDVVAWNCRGCGAEPNRLLRSYHSGATEDLAAVVDHVLAPGRYERAALVGFSLGGNLTLKYLGDLGPAADPRLRGAVAFSVPCDLAASSRRLESRANRIYMDRFLVGLRQKIRAKIARFPGQLSDAGLDAMRTFREFDGAYTAPLHGFRDAEDYWARASSRPVLGRIAIPTLLVQARNDPFLPPECFPEAEARASAHFHLEIPASGGHLGFLTLGRGGESWSERRTVEFLAALP; encoded by the coding sequence ATGCCCCTCGTCGCCCGCTCCACCTACCGCCCGCCCCCCGGCCTCGGCAACGGCCATGCGCAGACCATCCTCCCCGCGCTCTTCCGCCGCGTCCCCATCATCACCGACCGCCACCAGCGCCTCGAACTGCCCGACGGCGACTTCCTCGACCTCCATTGGCACGCGACGCCCGGCCGCGACCACGTCGCCATCCTCTCGCACGGCCTCGAGGGTGAATACCGCAACCCCTCCATCCAGGGCATGGCCCGCGCCCTCGTCCGCGCCGGCTGGGACGTCGTCGCGTGGAACTGCCGCGGCTGCGGCGCCGAGCCGAATCGCCTCCTCCGCTCCTACCACAGCGGCGCCACCGAAGACCTCGCCGCCGTCGTCGACCACGTCCTCGCCCCCGGCCGCTATGAACGCGCCGCCCTCGTCGGCTTCAGCCTCGGCGGCAACCTCACCCTCAAATACCTCGGCGACCTCGGCCCCGCCGCGGACCCCCGCCTGCGCGGCGCCGTCGCCTTCTCCGTCCCCTGCGACCTCGCCGCCAGCTCCCGCCGCCTCGAGAGCCGGGCCAACCGCATCTATATGGACCGCTTCCTCGTCGGCCTCCGGCAAAAGATCCGCGCCAAGATCGCCCGCTTCCCCGGCCAGCTCAGCGACGCCGGGCTCGACGCCATGCGCACCTTCCGCGAGTTCGACGGCGCCTACACCGCCCCCCTCCACGGCTTCCGCGACGCCGAGGACTACTGGGCCCGCGCCAGCAGCCGCCCAGTCCTCGGGCGCATCGCCATCCCCACGCTCCTCGTCCAGGCCCGCAACGATCCCTTCCTCCCGCCCGAATGCTTCCCCGAGGCCGAGGCCCGCGCCAGCGCCCACTTCCACCTGGAGATCCCCGCCAGTGGCGGCCACCTCGGCTTCCTCACCCTCGGCCGGGGCGGCGAATCCTGGAGCGAACGCCGCACCGTGGAATTCCTCGCCGCCCTCCCGTAG
- a CDS encoding NHL repeat-containing protein, with protein MKKLLLPLLLLSCGSLHAYTRIATNQAADVVLGQSSFTASALGTTATGMNNPRAIAVDPTTGKVYVADYQNNRVLRFSSTAALAKGAAAERVIGQPNLTTTTGSSATQTNLLQPTGLAFDDAGRLYVADTGHHRVLRYNAPSAAVTDGIAASGVLGQPDFTTGNSTIAAAGMFAPTAVAVQASGGNILLWVADSSNHRVTLFVNPQSLANGAAASKVLGQTNLTTRNNPMPPTASSMNSPEGLAIAADGILWVADTDNHRLLRFDAVGSSITNGRAADFVLGQTDFTSGDVPSAVTAANLYRPQGIALDASGTTTSLWVVDRVRNRVLRFDDANGALTNGAKAKVVLGQSSFSGELAHTTQRGFEFPYGITVDNSDTTASPRTVWVADTLNNRVMRFNPHLPNKPTLGGGSSYKTKKKRIKIAGSASAEAGVASVKFQAPKSGFQAAIGTTSWFFTGKLKVGTNRFTVIAYDKLGQASAAKVIVVKRKKK; from the coding sequence ATGAAAAAGCTCCTTCTTCCTTTGCTGTTGCTTTCCTGCGGCTCCCTCCACGCCTACACGCGCATCGCCACGAACCAGGCGGCAGACGTCGTGCTCGGCCAATCGTCCTTCACCGCGAGCGCTCTCGGCACGACGGCGACGGGAATGAACAACCCGCGCGCCATCGCGGTGGACCCGACGACCGGCAAGGTCTACGTCGCCGACTACCAGAACAACCGCGTGCTGCGGTTCTCGAGCACGGCGGCTCTCGCAAAAGGCGCCGCCGCGGAGCGCGTGATCGGCCAGCCGAATCTCACGACCACGACCGGCAGCTCGGCCACGCAGACGAACCTCCTGCAACCCACCGGCCTCGCCTTCGACGACGCCGGCCGCCTCTATGTGGCGGATACCGGCCACCACCGCGTGCTGCGCTACAACGCCCCCTCCGCGGCGGTGACGGACGGCATCGCTGCGAGCGGCGTGCTGGGCCAGCCGGACTTCACGACGGGGAACTCGACGATCGCCGCGGCGGGGATGTTCGCCCCGACGGCCGTCGCCGTGCAGGCCTCCGGTGGCAACATCCTCCTGTGGGTGGCGGATTCCAGCAACCACCGCGTCACGCTTTTCGTGAATCCGCAGTCGCTGGCCAATGGCGCCGCCGCCAGCAAGGTGCTCGGCCAGACGAACCTCACGACGCGCAATAACCCCATGCCGCCCACGGCCTCGAGCATGAACTCGCCGGAGGGCCTCGCCATCGCGGCCGACGGCATCCTCTGGGTGGCGGATACGGACAACCATCGCCTGCTGCGCTTCGACGCCGTCGGCTCCTCGATCACGAATGGCCGCGCCGCGGATTTCGTCCTCGGGCAGACTGATTTCACCAGCGGCGACGTTCCCTCGGCGGTGACGGCGGCGAACCTCTACCGGCCGCAGGGCATCGCGCTCGACGCCTCGGGCACGACGACGAGCCTGTGGGTGGTGGACCGCGTGCGCAACCGCGTGCTGCGTTTCGACGACGCGAACGGCGCCCTCACGAACGGCGCGAAGGCCAAGGTCGTGCTCGGCCAGTCGTCCTTCTCCGGCGAGCTGGCGCACACGACGCAGCGCGGCTTCGAGTTCCCCTACGGCATCACGGTCGACAACTCCGACACCACGGCCTCGCCCCGCACCGTGTGGGTGGCCGACACGCTCAACAACCGCGTGATGCGCTTCAATCCGCACCTGCCGAACAAGCCCACGCTCGGCGGCGGCTCCAGCTACAAGACGAAGAAAAAGCGGATCAAGATCGCCGGCTCCGCCTCGGCCGAGGCGGGCGTGGCGTCCGTGAAGTTCCAGGCGCCGAAGAGCGGCTTCCAGGCTGCCATCGGCACCACGAGCTGGTTCTTCACCGGCAAGCTGAAGGTCGGCACGAATCGCTTCACCGTGATCGCCTACGACAAGCTCGGCCAGGCCTCCGCGGCGAAAGTGATCGTCGTGAAGCGCAAGAAGAAGTAA